The following nucleotide sequence is from Candidatus Taylorbacteria bacterium.
CCATACCGACCACCTCTACTCATTTTTGCGCGCCGCCAAGGAGGCAGGAATCGCAAAAGTCGCCATTCATGTTTTTACCGACGGACACGATACTCCTCCTCAATCCGCCGCAGGATATATCCGCGAGTTGCAGGATTTTCTCGACAAGCTCGGTTTAGGTTTTATCGCCACGATTACGGGGAGATACTATGCAATGGACCGTGACAACAATTGGGACAGAGTAAAAAGGGCGGAGGAGGCGATTTTTGAATGCAAAGGCGCAGTGTGCAGTCCCAAAGATGGCGCGCTCTACATAGATGAACTGTATGAGAAAAAACATATTGATGACAATGTAATCGAGCCCATCGTCTGCCTAGATGAGAAAAATAATACGTGTGGAATAAAAGAAAATGACGGAATCTTTTTCTTTAATTTCAGGCCGGACAGGGCGCGCATGATTTCGAAACTCATTTTGGACCGCGCGAAAAAAAGCAATATCTATTTTGCCACAATGACCGAATACGACAAAGGTTTGAAAACTGACGTGGTGTTTCCCGCAATCGCGCTTCCCAACACGTTGGGAGAGGTGATATCGGCGCACTCTTTGAAGCAGGCGCATGTTGCCGAGTCGGAGAAATTTGCCCACGCGACCTATTTTCTAAACGGAGGGAGGGAGAAGCCGTATGAGGGTGAGGAAGATAGTTTAATTCCGAGCGTCAAGGAAGTGAAAGGCGTAAAGATTCACGGGTATGATGAGGTGCCGGAGATGCGAGCGGAAGGCGTCGCGGATGAAGCAATTCGACAGATCGAGAAAGCCACAGATTTTATTTTTGTAAATTTTGCCAATGCCGATATGGTGGGGCATACTGGGAATGTTCCTGCGATTATAAAAGCGATTGAAACTTTGGATGGGGCGCTTTCGCGAGTGATTTCCGCGCTTTTAAAAGCCGGAGGAGTAGCTTTAATTACCGCCGACCATGGCACTGCGGAATTGAATATTGACCCGAAGACAGGCCTCAAGCACACGTCACACACACTCAATCCCGTTCCCGTCATTCTTACCAAGGAAGGCGCGAAATTAAAAGACGGGGGATTGGCGGACGTTGCTCCGACGATTCTTTCGCTTTTTGGAATAGAGAAGCCGAAAGAAATGACGGGGGAGAATCTTATCGAGTGAAATTGTATCCTCACACTACTTTTTATGTCTATCTTGAAATCAAAAGCTCAAATAATTGCAACCATAGGACCTTCCTGTTCAGCCGTTCCCGTTCTTTCCGAAATGATTTCACACCAAATGGATGTTGGTCGGCTCAATTTGTCCTGGGGAGGATTTGATGAGCACACGCGATATATTGAGGCTATCCGTGAGGCAGGAAAAATCGCGGGAAGAAAGATACTGATTCTTCTTGATTTGCCGGGACCTAGGATTCAGACTGGAGGAATTCACACCTACGATAAGGAAGCGACTTCAGTTCTCACCGACGAGGACAAAAAATGTATTCAGTTTGCCGTCGACCAAAAAGTTGATTACATCGCTCTCTCTTTTGTCGGAGACGAAAAAGATGTTTTGGAGTGCAGAGACGTAATCAAAAAATGCGGGGGCAGACAACCTGTCGTGTCCAAAATCGAGCGAAAGAAGGCGCTCCAAAATCTCGATAGCATTGTCTCGATTTCCGACGCTCTCATGGTGGCGCGAGGGGACTTGGGCGGAGAAATTCCTCTTGAGCAAATTCCTTTCGCTCAAGCGGAAATAATTCAAAAAGCAAAGACGGCGGGAAAGCCCTCGATCACGGCGACGCAGATGCTTATTTCCATGATGGATAAAGTGACGCCGACGAGAGCGGACGTAACCGATGTGGCAAACGCCATACTCCAAGGCTCTGACGCGGTGATGCTCTCGGAAGAAACCGCCGTCGGAAAGTTTCCCATAGAAGTAATCACGATGATGGAGAAAATCGTCGTTGAGGCGGAAAAACATATGAAGGGTATTTTGCATGTGAACCCTTTATAACAGGAACTATTTTTATGCCTATCATTAAATCATTAGACGCTTTTGAGATTCTTGATTCAAGGGGGCATCCCACTTTAGAAGTGGTGTGCGAGTTGGAAAAGAATGTTGTAGCTCACGCATCCGTGCCGTCGGGCGCGAGCACCGGTGTGCACGAAGCGTTTGAGCTTAGAGATGGAGACGCGAAAAGATACGAGGGACTGGGAGTCTTGAAGGCAATTCTCAATGTGAAGAGCGAAATTGCGGAGAATGTTCGGGGACACGAATTTGACCAAAGAACGCTTGATGACACACTTGTGAAGCTTGATGGCACGGAGAATAAATCTCGTTTGGGAGCCAATGCTATTCTCGGTGTTTCTTTGGCATTTGCACGGGGGAACGCGCAAGAAAAGAAAATCGAGCTCTTTGAATATTTAGGCTCGCTCGCGGATAACACCCATTTTTCTTTACCCCAGCCCATGCTGAATGTCATAAATGGAGGCAAGCATGCTGACAGCGGACTTGATATTCAGGAGTTTATGATTGCTCCGCAAGGGTTCGATACCTTCCGAAGAAAAATGCAGGCGGCGGAAGAAATTGTCTCTTCGCTTAAAAAAATTCTGGAAGAAAAAGGGTATCCGACAAGTGTCGGAGATGAGGGCGGTTTTGCGCCCAAACTTTCGTCAAACGAAGAGGGGTTTGAATTGCTTATGGGTGCGATTGAGCGAGCGGGGTATCGTAGCGATGAGACGAAACTTGCCATTGACGTCGCGGCTTCGAGCTTTTACAAAGATGAAAAATATCATTTGAAAATTGACGGCAAGAAAAAAAGTGAAACGAGTGAAGGAATGATTCGGTGGTACGAAACATTGGTTGAAAAATACCCCTTAATTTCGATTGAGGACGGCTTTGCCGAAGATGACTGGCAGGGGTTCACCGATCAAATGAAAAAGATGGGAGAAAAAATTCAAATCGTCGGGGACGACCTGACGACGACGAATGTGAAGAGAATACAGACTGCCATTGAGAAAAAAGCCATAAATTCCGTGCTCATAAAACTCAATCAAATCGGAACACTTTCGGAGACGTTAGATGCCATTCAATTGACTAAAAAGCAGGGCTGGACGCCTTTCGTGTCTCATCGTTCGGGTGAGACAACGGATACCTTCATCGCGGACCTCGCAGTCGGACTTTCATGCCCGTATATAAAATCTGGGGACTTAATCCGTGGTGAGCGGGTATGCAAATATAATCGACTGATGGAGATAGAGGATATTCTCACAAATCATCAACGCGGGGGAAGTAAAAATTTTTAGATTTCGAGCAAGGCGATATCGAGCAATTTTCTTTTTACTCAAAACAATATTCCATGATTATTTTAATTTCATTCGCCACATTTGTCTTCACTCTTTTGGGCGGACTGTTCGCGCTTCGGCTTAAGGACAAGCTCCATCTCATTCTCGGTTTTTCCGCCGGTGCGGTGATTGCTGTGGCTTTTTTCGACCTGATTCCCGAGGCGCTCGAACTCGGAGAAACATTTTTCGAAAACGGAACGATTCTTGCCATTACTGCTCTGGGTTTTCTCTCGTATCTTGTTCTTGACCGGTTGGTTTTTATTCACGCTCATGCTCACGATGAAGGCGATGAAAATGGACATAAGGCGCACACGCATCGGGGTATTCTCGGCGCGGGAAGTCTTTGCATCCACAGTTTTCTTGATGGCGTTGCCATTGGACTCGCCTTTCAGGTTTCGACAGCGGTGGGAGCTATTGTGGCAGTTGCCGTTTTGACGCACGATTTTTCGGATGGAGTGAATACTGTGAACCTCATTCTCAAAAATAAAGGCGAAGGTCGTCACGCTTTTCGCTGGCTCATTGCCGATGCTGTCGCTCCTGTTTTGGGCGCCGTCTCTACGCTCTTTTTTGCCGTTCCGGAGCAGGGCTTGAGCATTATTCTCGCCCTTTTTGCGGGCTTTTTTCTCTATATCGGCGCGAGCGATCTTATTCCGGAGAGCCATCACGCGCATCCGAAATTCCTGACGACGGCTCTGACCATTGCGGGCGCTGGCGTGCTCTATGTGGCTATACATTTTGCGGGGGTCTAGTCGTTGGGAGACATTCTCTGAAGCGAAGATGAATTTGGATTACGCCCGCCCGTGCCGAAGCCACGTTCGGGCAGGCCCGCCCGTACCCCCGTCCGAACGGATGTCTCCGCCAGAACCCGTCCGAACGGAATTTCGTCCGGGCGGATGACTCTGTCGGGCTGGCAGCCGGGCGGGGAAGCCACGTTCGGGCAAGCCCGCCCGTACCGAAACGGCACGTTCGGGCAGGGATTATGGAATCTAAGATGTCGCCTTCTTCTTTTTTAAAGAAGAAGGCGACTTTTTTATAAAGGATTCAGCCGATTCTGATGTACCCCGTAGTGAATTTTGGCATTGCGGGAAGCGCATGTGAGGGGTGCCAAAATCTACTACGGGGTTATCCCCACTTTTTTTAAGTATTGCCAATGCTTCTATGATAAAATATGGCTTATGCGAAGGCGATTACAAAATACGGCCGGGGGTTTTTCAACTATTTTTTCTTTTTTAGTATTCGGAGCCACCTGTTGTATTTCTCTCTTCTCTTACTCTCTCCAAGAAGGATACCTAACAAGTGTTCTCACCGCTCTTCCTTCTCCTCTTGGCATTCATGTAGCGAATGGGGAAGGTAATTATGCCGCGTCCGTTGCGGACGCGGCCCTC
It contains:
- a CDS encoding pyruvate kinase; this encodes MSILKSKAQIIATIGPSCSAVPVLSEMISHQMDVGRLNLSWGGFDEHTRYIEAIREAGKIAGRKILILLDLPGPRIQTGGIHTYDKEATSVLTDEDKKCIQFAVDQKVDYIALSFVGDEKDVLECRDVIKKCGGRQPVVSKIERKKALQNLDSIVSISDALMVARGDLGGEIPLEQIPFAQAEIIQKAKTAGKPSITATQMLISMMDKVTPTRADVTDVANAILQGSDAVMLSEETAVGKFPIEVITMMEKIVVEAEKHMKGILHVNPL
- the eno gene encoding phosphopyruvate hydratase — its product is MPIIKSLDAFEILDSRGHPTLEVVCELEKNVVAHASVPSGASTGVHEAFELRDGDAKRYEGLGVLKAILNVKSEIAENVRGHEFDQRTLDDTLVKLDGTENKSRLGANAILGVSLAFARGNAQEKKIELFEYLGSLADNTHFSLPQPMLNVINGGKHADSGLDIQEFMIAPQGFDTFRRKMQAAEEIVSSLKKILEEKGYPTSVGDEGGFAPKLSSNEEGFELLMGAIERAGYRSDETKLAIDVAASSFYKDEKYHLKIDGKKKSETSEGMIRWYETLVEKYPLISIEDGFAEDDWQGFTDQMKKMGEKIQIVGDDLTTTNVKRIQTAIEKKAINSVLIKLNQIGTLSETLDAIQLTKKQGWTPFVSHRSGETTDTFIADLAVGLSCPYIKSGDLIRGERVCKYNRLMEIEDILTNHQRGGSKNF
- the gpmI gene encoding 2,3-bisphosphoglycerate-independent phosphoglycerate mutase — encoded protein: MENKKIICLIVLDGWGYREDKKNNAIASAKKPFFDSLLLKYPHALLQASEKYAGLPMGQMGDSETGHHVIGAGRIPESDLSRISRAIASGEYGRSPSFKRLFEHVKKNNSVLHVQGMLGPGGIHSHTDHLYSFLRAAKEAGIAKVAIHVFTDGHDTPPQSAAGYIRELQDFLDKLGLGFIATITGRYYAMDRDNNWDRVKRAEEAIFECKGAVCSPKDGALYIDELYEKKHIDDNVIEPIVCLDEKNNTCGIKENDGIFFFNFRPDRARMISKLILDRAKKSNIYFATMTEYDKGLKTDVVFPAIALPNTLGEVISAHSLKQAHVAESEKFAHATYFLNGGREKPYEGEEDSLIPSVKEVKGVKIHGYDEVPEMRAEGVADEAIRQIEKATDFIFVNFANADMVGHTGNVPAIIKAIETLDGALSRVISALLKAGGVALITADHGTAELNIDPKTGLKHTSHTLNPVPVILTKEGAKLKDGGLADVAPTILSLFGIEKPKEMTGENLIE
- a CDS encoding ZIP family metal transporter, yielding MIILISFATFVFTLLGGLFALRLKDKLHLILGFSAGAVIAVAFFDLIPEALELGETFFENGTILAITALGFLSYLVLDRLVFIHAHAHDEGDENGHKAHTHRGILGAGSLCIHSFLDGVAIGLAFQVSTAVGAIVAVAVLTHDFSDGVNTVNLILKNKGEGRHAFRWLIADAVAPVLGAVSTLFFAVPEQGLSIILALFAGFFLYIGASDLIPESHHAHPKFLTTALTIAGAGVLYVAIHFAGV